In one window of Archangium lipolyticum DNA:
- a CDS encoding RHS repeat-associated core domain-containing protein — MTLSLGGGSATVLKGEGTHCEYPPEVCGDKFDNNCNGAVDEGCAVVGSDGGTDGGSSCGEELCGDDVDNDCDGEVNEDCAPVEPDGGAPPSCSGPKCRCDGTNLFDPVNIVTGTSYERIKDVEVFDEVATLSFERTFSSRGDEWVHDSPLVGVPKPFGASPGNAGSVEWWHNWLSLVVEHQQHWSVRDRDGRLLRFTPCAGVPCQASLTEGTPSHHERLWRTASGYELVQADGSRLVFEGRFVAAPGGRNRYFLSRVVSSTGVDQALLTYAVPPVGGCPQGASGSSPGVPYLSSVRTAAGRMFSLSYRALRRADGALECVITAVNLGGAASDGGIGEPEVQYTYAGNGDERPGRIANARYRYRLDEYLYTSGEFRRSQMGVELVRHTYGADRRVGSVEAEGHAVSISWDPTVGSCQLGSNCCGRVPQVRQATDYGVGRGDGTEGSAFLTSTYETLSNYGQQMAPRLYQTTESCTPGEACSPGSERTEWACSSAGTPGHEAARKDKRDNWEVYGYSLPTDTQPRLERTRVKRGASDMLGTGALEEQTFSYTYGSNGEQLPRTIEERSVLGGSGEHRRTLNVYEAGSNRRKAVIERGWTRERASDGSWTTKPRLVGTFSFTSHVSLGVTTPDPLGRTMEVHGPCIVTREDATDCELSDYPLTRYSYHANSSTVGVHQRNRLASVEVYPTRTTTKPLKTLFSEYDKRGHVTKTTEPNGVLTTLTYEEDRLTEKEVGGQPSTYYFYADGQHLTAVQYPSKSVEVFCYRKGTGETCHGGTLTDKVQWKAKAALQDGTGWTERVVYAYWPDGTLKEERYLSKTGTTVETRRVLKYAADAHRRPTWQKWGEGVGSFSSAKSFDGADNLTGLGLPFNDPPAWCGGVRRGVSPELDGTPLSQLCSSMAYDRANRLVQVDEYPAEGVAQRTLFQYDAQGNVSGVKTGCGATDSFDTCVQPAATYTYDDFGKVVEVSLPHADGPVRYAYDALGNVVVKETEAMRQAGEYLAFTYDMLSRLKTAERRYSRPSTGIDVLYRLVYDADGGAIPRGCPSPLNTLGRVRYREDSFGKTWYQYDEEGRVVLESGVRAGTLACGSAANANLTTAYSYTSSGNLASVTYPNGRKVTYTYGTGGNEDRVAAIEMTLHDGTNWTTKPLLLLSDVTWEPYGGLRGYTMNHLTTNTVSRVEYALGDNGSVAPAGCSTAMPSAAGSDLTGRLRSLRVTSPMESGGSKNIYQRTYTWKADQVVRTDTCLLGETTPKTETYSYDRTLRLTGASRPAGNFDATGGAFGSRTYGYDGRGNRTSMSSDGVAYDLSYAASPRGDRLTGWSSSTTGSLLGYSLAYDVDGRVTRKEGARKMDGQPTHVMSFAYGPSVGVATETVFRAVNVNGGFYNYYYDAKGRRRAKVYPGGASDEYFHDVRDQLLVDRGSSGTTPPVAHYTQDDYVWLDGRPVAMVRGKLSNTWTRLSDTSEDCSRNGEVAACGVYFPVTDHIGKPVLMLDGSGRVAGTADYDPFGQVNRVALNAETEHPLNTTGSASTLAELRQPTDSSVTVKMRTLFHLLDTKGVGHVELIDGDNGTRLVGPYDRTGQGAVWSDWAQPSMGRIKVSLARYGTAGASSASGVVLEGYEYQRYQAGAQPFWTPLRFPGQYYDAETDLFENWNRYYDPSIGRYLQAEPLAAESLYLIKMARQGHGVFAYSYAGSNSIAFVDPDGRSPIFVAIGVGLAGYAGYSYWKGKKLAEDTLFDAERSGLPGLHNGVADAYRHCLWNCRMTRQIGGYPAWFIGLGHEFIDNRGGPEDERKMDLNNNLCGRTLGVMSLETCEKACRDAALSDDLTTITPANDPPYQRY, encoded by the coding sequence GTGACGCTGTCGTTGGGCGGTGGTTCGGCCACGGTGCTGAAAGGGGAAGGCACGCACTGCGAATACCCGCCGGAGGTGTGTGGGGACAAGTTCGATAACAACTGCAATGGGGCAGTGGACGAGGGCTGTGCGGTCGTGGGGAGCGATGGTGGAACCGACGGAGGCTCGTCCTGCGGTGAGGAGCTCTGCGGGGACGACGTGGACAATGACTGTGACGGGGAGGTGAACGAGGATTGCGCGCCGGTCGAGCCGGATGGTGGGGCTCCGCCTTCCTGCAGCGGGCCGAAATGCAGATGCGACGGCACGAACCTGTTCGATCCCGTCAATATCGTCACGGGTACGAGCTACGAGCGGATCAAGGATGTGGAGGTCTTCGATGAAGTGGCGACGCTGAGCTTCGAGCGGACCTTCAGCTCGCGGGGGGACGAGTGGGTGCATGACTCGCCGCTGGTGGGAGTGCCCAAGCCGTTTGGGGCCAGCCCCGGCAACGCGGGCTCGGTGGAGTGGTGGCACAACTGGCTGAGCCTGGTGGTGGAGCACCAGCAGCACTGGAGTGTGCGGGACAGGGACGGGCGGCTGCTGCGCTTCACTCCCTGCGCGGGGGTGCCGTGCCAGGCCTCCCTGACGGAGGGGACGCCCAGCCACCATGAGCGCTTGTGGCGGACGGCCTCGGGCTACGAGCTGGTGCAGGCGGATGGGTCCCGGCTCGTCTTCGAGGGACGCTTCGTGGCGGCGCCGGGTGGGCGCAACCGCTACTTCCTCTCGCGCGTCGTGTCATCGACGGGGGTGGACCAGGCGTTGCTCACGTATGCGGTGCCGCCCGTGGGGGGTTGTCCCCAGGGGGCGTCCGGGAGCAGTCCGGGAGTGCCCTATCTGTCGTCCGTGCGGACGGCGGCGGGGCGCATGTTCAGCCTCAGCTACCGCGCGCTGAGGCGAGCGGACGGGGCACTCGAGTGCGTCATCACCGCGGTGAACCTGGGCGGTGCGGCGTCGGACGGGGGCATCGGTGAGCCCGAGGTCCAGTACACCTACGCGGGCAATGGAGACGAGCGGCCCGGGCGTATCGCCAACGCCCGGTATCGCTACCGGCTGGATGAGTACCTGTATACGTCGGGAGAGTTCCGGCGTTCGCAGATGGGGGTGGAGCTGGTCCGGCACACCTACGGAGCGGACAGGCGGGTGGGGTCGGTGGAGGCGGAGGGGCATGCCGTGTCCATCTCCTGGGATCCGACGGTAGGCAGTTGCCAGCTGGGCTCCAACTGCTGCGGCAGGGTGCCCCAGGTGAGACAGGCAACGGACTACGGGGTGGGGCGAGGGGATGGAACGGAGGGCTCGGCCTTCCTTACGTCCACCTACGAGACGCTCTCCAACTACGGACAGCAGATGGCCCCGCGCCTGTACCAGACGACGGAGTCATGTACGCCTGGCGAGGCGTGCAGTCCGGGCTCGGAGCGCACGGAGTGGGCGTGCTCGTCGGCCGGCACACCTGGCCATGAGGCGGCGCGCAAGGACAAGCGGGACAACTGGGAGGTGTATGGCTACTCGCTGCCCACGGACACGCAGCCACGGCTGGAGCGGACCCGCGTGAAGCGTGGCGCCTCGGACATGCTGGGCACGGGAGCGCTGGAGGAGCAGACCTTCAGCTACACCTACGGTTCCAATGGAGAGCAGTTGCCGCGGACCATCGAGGAGCGGAGCGTGTTGGGGGGCTCGGGAGAGCACAGGCGTACGTTGAATGTGTACGAGGCCGGCAGCAACCGGAGGAAGGCCGTCATCGAGAGGGGCTGGACCCGGGAGCGCGCCAGCGATGGCTCCTGGACGACGAAGCCGCGCCTCGTGGGGACGTTCTCCTTCACCTCGCATGTGTCCCTGGGGGTGACGACGCCAGACCCGCTGGGCCGGACGATGGAGGTCCATGGACCCTGCATCGTCACGCGCGAGGACGCCACGGATTGCGAGCTGTCCGATTACCCGCTGACCCGGTATTCCTACCACGCCAATAGCAGCACGGTGGGAGTGCATCAGCGCAACCGGCTGGCGTCGGTGGAGGTCTACCCGACCCGCACCACCACGAAACCGTTGAAGACACTGTTCAGCGAGTACGACAAGCGCGGGCACGTCACGAAGACGACGGAGCCGAACGGGGTGTTGACCACCCTCACCTACGAGGAGGATCGGCTGACCGAGAAGGAGGTTGGGGGCCAGCCGAGTACCTATTACTTCTACGCGGATGGCCAGCATCTGACCGCCGTGCAGTACCCCTCGAAGAGTGTCGAGGTGTTCTGCTACCGGAAGGGGACGGGAGAGACCTGTCATGGAGGGACGCTGACGGACAAGGTGCAATGGAAGGCGAAGGCTGCGCTCCAGGACGGTACCGGGTGGACGGAGCGGGTGGTGTATGCGTACTGGCCGGACGGGACGCTGAAGGAGGAGCGCTACCTGTCGAAGACGGGCACGACGGTGGAGACGCGGCGGGTGTTGAAGTACGCGGCGGACGCGCACCGCAGGCCCACGTGGCAGAAGTGGGGCGAGGGCGTGGGGAGCTTCAGCTCGGCGAAGTCCTTCGATGGAGCGGACAACCTCACGGGCCTGGGACTGCCCTTCAACGATCCGCCCGCCTGGTGTGGAGGAGTGAGGCGGGGCGTGAGCCCGGAGTTGGACGGGACGCCGCTGTCCCAGCTGTGCTCCTCGATGGCGTATGACAGGGCCAACCGGCTGGTGCAGGTAGACGAGTACCCGGCGGAGGGCGTGGCCCAGCGCACGCTGTTCCAGTACGACGCTCAGGGCAACGTGTCTGGGGTGAAGACGGGATGCGGGGCCACGGACAGCTTCGACACCTGTGTGCAGCCGGCCGCCACGTATACGTACGATGACTTCGGCAAGGTGGTGGAGGTCTCTCTTCCGCACGCGGATGGCCCTGTGCGCTACGCGTATGATGCGCTGGGCAACGTGGTGGTGAAGGAGACGGAGGCCATGCGCCAGGCTGGCGAGTACCTCGCCTTCACCTATGACATGCTCTCCCGGTTGAAGACGGCGGAACGTCGCTACTCCCGCCCTTCGACGGGGATCGATGTCCTGTACCGCCTCGTCTATGACGCGGACGGGGGAGCCATTCCACGCGGGTGCCCGAGCCCGTTGAATACGCTGGGCCGGGTGCGCTACCGGGAAGACTCCTTTGGAAAGACCTGGTACCAGTATGACGAGGAAGGTCGCGTCGTTCTCGAGTCCGGTGTGCGTGCGGGCACGTTGGCGTGTGGTTCCGCGGCCAATGCCAACCTGACGACTGCCTATAGTTACACGTCTAGCGGCAACCTCGCATCGGTGACGTATCCGAACGGACGCAAGGTGACGTACACGTATGGGACGGGCGGCAACGAGGACCGGGTGGCGGCCATCGAGATGACGCTGCATGACGGTACGAATTGGACGACCAAGCCCCTGCTGCTGTTGAGCGACGTCACCTGGGAGCCGTACGGCGGGCTGCGGGGCTACACGATGAACCACCTCACGACGAACACGGTGAGCAGGGTGGAGTACGCTCTGGGGGACAATGGCTCCGTGGCGCCCGCGGGCTGCTCGACGGCCATGCCGTCCGCGGCGGGCTCGGACCTGACGGGCCGGCTGCGCAGCCTGCGCGTCACTTCGCCCATGGAGAGCGGGGGGAGCAAGAACATCTACCAGCGCACCTACACGTGGAAGGCGGACCAGGTGGTGCGCACCGACACGTGCCTGCTGGGAGAGACGACGCCGAAGACGGAAACGTACAGCTATGACAGGACGCTGCGGCTGACGGGAGCGAGCCGGCCAGCGGGCAACTTCGACGCCACGGGTGGCGCCTTCGGCTCACGCACCTACGGGTACGATGGCCGAGGCAACCGCACCTCCATGAGCAGCGACGGCGTCGCCTACGATCTGAGCTACGCGGCCTCGCCTCGAGGGGACAGACTGACGGGCTGGAGCTCTTCCACGACGGGAAGCCTCCTGGGGTACTCGCTGGCGTATGATGTGGATGGACGCGTGACCCGGAAGGAGGGGGCTCGGAAGATGGATGGGCAGCCGACGCACGTGATGAGCTTCGCGTATGGCCCATCGGTGGGAGTAGCCACGGAGACGGTCTTCCGGGCGGTGAATGTGAATGGAGGCTTCTACAACTACTACTACGACGCGAAGGGGCGTCGCCGGGCGAAGGTCTACCCCGGGGGAGCCTCGGACGAGTACTTCCACGACGTGCGGGACCAGTTGCTGGTGGACCGGGGAAGCAGTGGCACCACTCCGCCGGTGGCGCACTACACGCAGGACGACTACGTGTGGCTGGACGGGCGCCCGGTGGCGATGGTGCGCGGCAAGCTGAGCAACACGTGGACGCGGCTGTCGGACACCTCGGAGGACTGCTCACGCAACGGTGAGGTGGCGGCGTGTGGGGTGTACTTCCCGGTGACGGACCACATTGGCAAGCCCGTGCTGATGCTGGACGGCAGTGGCCGTGTTGCGGGGACGGCGGACTACGACCCCTTCGGCCAGGTCAACCGGGTAGCGCTGAACGCGGAGACGGAGCACCCGCTCAACACCACGGGTAGTGCCTCTACGCTGGCGGAACTGCGGCAGCCCACGGACTCGTCCGTGACGGTGAAGATGCGGACGCTCTTCCACCTGCTGGACACGAAGGGCGTGGGCCATGTCGAATTGATCGACGGAGACAACGGAACGAGGCTGGTGGGCCCTTACGATAGAACCGGACAGGGAGCTGTCTGGTCGGACTGGGCACAGCCGTCAATGGGACGCATCAAGGTGAGCCTTGCTCGGTACGGGACCGCTGGCGCTTCCTCAGCATCCGGTGTGGTGCTGGAAGGATACGAGTACCAGCGCTACCAAGCGGGGGCGCAGCCTTTCTGGACGCCGCTGCGTTTCCCAGGACAGTACTACGATGCAGAAACGGACCTGTTCGAGAACTGGAATCGCTACTACGATCCAAGCATTGGCAGGTATTTGCAGGCAGAGCCGTTGGCGGCAGAGTCGCTATATCTCATAAAGATGGCGCGACAGGGGCATGGCGTTTTTGCGTACTCCTATGCTGGGAGCAATTCAATTGCATTCGTGGATCCCGATGGAAGGAGCCCTATCTTCGTCGCCATTGGCGTTGGTTTGGCTGGTTATGCTGGCTACTCCTATTGGAAGGGCAAAAAGTTGGCAGAAGACACTCTGTTTGATGCAGAGCGCTCGGGATTGCCTGGACTGCACAATGGCGTCGCCGACGCGTATAGACACTGCCTTTGGAATTGCAGAATGACTCGCCAAATAGGCGGCTACCCTGCTTGGTTTATTGGTCTTGGTCACGAGTTCATTGACAATCGGGGAGGGCCGGAGGACGAGCGAAAGATGGATTTGAACAACAACTTGTGTGGTCGCACTTTGGGAGTAATGTCTCTTGAGACGTGCGAGAAAGCATGCCGCGATGCGGCCTTGTCAGACGACTTGACTACCATCACGCCCGCGAATGATCCGCCTTACCAGAGGTACTAA